A single genomic interval of Halobacillus halophilus DSM 2266 harbors:
- a CDS encoding site-specific integrase, with product MASIKKVKAKSKKGYTWKVTVEAGRDPRTGKRKQVVRRGFATKSEAEAAITQIQHELNNNQFINDSKLTLAEYMNQWLELYGKRNLRDTTFVSYKRAIDYRLLPQLGHLQISSITAPMAQKYINELLDDGLSERYVEYISVILYGALKKAVEWEVLSRNPMEKVDIPRGRRRKQTTWSVDEIERFLHFAKYENENYYSVFLTFIYTGLRRGELLGVKWEDIDLENELIEVKRNLIYDKDGFRFGELKNEASYRTIKIDDYVSKELRQHKTRQSEFKLMLGREYDQNYDLVFCREDGRPIYPRTLTTIFNRLIKKAEVTKIRIHDLRHTHASLMLEAGNSLKDVQDRLGHKSIKTTGDIYAHVTDNMKDESAQKFGNYLRKNI from the coding sequence ATGGCATCTATAAAAAAAGTAAAAGCGAAGAGTAAGAAAGGCTATACATGGAAGGTTACGGTCGAAGCCGGCCGAGATCCCCGTACTGGCAAACGGAAACAGGTAGTTCGTAGAGGGTTTGCAACAAAATCAGAAGCTGAAGCAGCAATCACCCAAATTCAACACGAGCTTAATAATAATCAGTTCATTAATGATTCCAAGCTGACTCTTGCAGAGTATATGAATCAGTGGTTAGAACTTTATGGAAAACGTAATTTACGGGATACTACATTTGTTAGTTATAAACGCGCTATTGATTACCGACTTCTTCCCCAGCTTGGACATTTACAGATTTCTTCCATTACCGCCCCTATGGCCCAGAAGTACATTAACGAACTACTGGATGATGGACTTTCTGAGAGATATGTAGAATATATTTCTGTTATTTTATACGGTGCATTAAAGAAAGCTGTGGAGTGGGAGGTGCTTTCACGTAATCCTATGGAAAAGGTTGATATTCCAAGAGGACGAAGAAGAAAACAAACAACTTGGTCTGTTGATGAAATCGAACGATTCCTTCATTTTGCAAAGTACGAAAATGAAAATTACTATTCCGTATTTTTAACATTTATCTATACTGGACTTCGAAGAGGTGAATTACTGGGGGTAAAGTGGGAAGACATTGATTTAGAAAATGAGTTAATTGAGGTCAAACGTAATCTCATCTACGATAAAGACGGATTTCGCTTTGGGGAACTGAAAAATGAAGCCTCTTATCGGACAATCAAAATAGATGATTATGTTTCAAAAGAATTAAGACAGCACAAAACCAGACAGAGTGAATTCAAACTGATGTTAGGTAGGGAATACGATCAAAATTACGATCTAGTCTTTTGTAGAGAAGATGGCCGCCCTATTTATCCTAGAACACTGACCACTATATTCAACCGCCTCATTAAAAAAGCAGAAGTGACCAAAATTCGAATTCATGATTTAAGGCATACTCACGCTTCACTCATGCTTGAAGCCGGTAACTCATTAAAAGATGTCCAAGATCGCTTGGGTCATAAGAGTATTAAAACCACTGGCGATATTTATGCTCATGTTACCGATAATATGAAAGATGAATCCGCTCAAAAATTCGGAAATTACCTCAGAAAAAACATATGA
- a CDS encoding ImmA/IrrE family metallo-endopeptidase has translation MTYYQTTHLEDYIKKLLLRIGVSTPFQLDLFNIAGRLGVDLTFSEQPTHYQGSTIKLNINLTKPELWEKFSHEVCHVLRHSGNQLFLPLEFTNLQESQASNFALHFCIPTFMLKKLDLPFSKKEAIRNVAEIFNVTIAFAAERLRRYENQWIHSQMSNSNNFLYPN, from the coding sequence ATGACTTATTATCAAACTACCCACTTAGAAGATTACATAAAAAAATTACTATTAAGGATTGGTGTTAGCACTCCTTTTCAACTCGACTTATTTAATATAGCTGGACGATTAGGTGTTGATCTTACTTTTTCTGAACAACCAACACATTATCAAGGAAGCACAATAAAGTTGAATATAAACTTAACTAAACCTGAGTTATGGGAGAAGTTTTCACACGAAGTTTGTCATGTACTGCGCCACTCGGGCAATCAGTTATTTCTTCCGTTAGAATTCACAAATTTACAAGAATCTCAAGCAAGTAATTTTGCACTTCATTTTTGCATCCCAACATTTATGTTGAAAAAATTGGACCTCCCCTTTAGTAAGAAAGAAGCTATTAGAAATGTCGCTGAAATTTTTAATGTGACAATTGCATTCGCCGCTGAAAGACTTCGACGCTATGAAAATCAATGGATTCACTCCCAAATGAGTAATAGCAACAATTTTTTGTACCCTAATTAA
- a CDS encoding nucleoid-associated protein: protein MSDINIKQIIAHDINTELESPTLFDRILNLTAIPTKILKFFKDHINVSLNAKQIKTCEFEEGAKVKNQSIRINESITDQETFVTVTKEMTQDLHRAIKSTSSNSSGTIFFIIYDLNQINYLGILKMDPSSGIQIDKTTLELSIQDNILPKPEDRLHKCAFIKLPPFAEGSEADLYVLDRQRGPRGISKFFMNTFLQANELLNNRIMSERVISKLYDEAPNIAPGKEDIEFHLEVDKTFRNGRQIDLDHALEELIQPYMENEKQREEYIESFKQSFREEYDKYHFNFQVEKEATTVVFTSDEKDIKLEFPINILGDVVRINDPNKVPFKLEIHKQLNQKYK from the coding sequence ATGTCAGATATTAATATTAAACAAATTATTGCTCACGATATAAATACTGAATTAGAATCGCCAACTCTTTTTGATAGAATATTGAACCTTACTGCTATACCAACAAAAATTCTCAAGTTTTTTAAAGATCACATAAACGTCTCTTTGAATGCTAAACAAATAAAGACTTGTGAGTTTGAAGAGGGAGCCAAAGTAAAGAATCAATCAATTAGAATAAATGAAAGCATAACAGATCAAGAAACTTTTGTTACTGTAACTAAGGAAATGACGCAAGATTTACATAGGGCAATTAAGTCTACTAGTTCTAATAGTAGTGGTACCATCTTTTTTATCATATATGATCTAAATCAAATCAACTACCTTGGTATTCTAAAAATGGATCCAAGTAGTGGAATTCAAATAGACAAGACGACTTTAGAGCTCTCAATTCAAGACAATATATTACCAAAACCTGAAGACCGCTTGCACAAATGTGCTTTTATTAAATTACCCCCTTTTGCAGAAGGATCGGAAGCAGACCTATATGTTCTTGACAGACAAAGAGGTCCAAGAGGTATATCAAAGTTTTTTATGAATACATTCTTACAAGCAAATGAGTTATTAAATAATAGAATTATGTCAGAAAGAGTGATCTCAAAACTCTACGATGAAGCACCGAACATTGCACCAGGCAAAGAAGATATCGAATTTCACTTAGAAGTAGATAAAACTTTTAGAAATGGTCGGCAAATTGATTTAGATCACGCCCTTGAAGAGCTTATTCAACCTTACATGGAAAACGAAAAACAGAGGGAAGAATATATTGAAAGTTTTAAACAATCTTTTAGAGAGGAATATGATAAGTACCATTTTAACTTTCAAGTTGAGAAAGAAGCTACGACTGTCGTATTTACAAGTGATGAAAAAGACATTAAACTAGAATTTCCTATAAACATTTTGGGGGATGTGGTAAGGATTAATGACCCTAATAAAGTACCTTTTAAACTTGAAATACATAAACAGCTAAATCAAAAGTACAAGTGA
- a CDS encoding helix-turn-helix domain-containing protein, with protein sequence MLRKRLVQLRKSSGLSQYELAEKLNFSRGKYANYEQGTRQPDYETLDKLADFYNVTTDYLLGRSNDPNQNVDDFDPLEELKQFMIDNNMQDMDFGFYDIEKWKQLSREDIEDVKKHFEYVLHRAKERNKQDK encoded by the coding sequence GTGCTAAGAAAAAGACTTGTTCAATTAAGAAAATCAAGTGGTCTAAGTCAATATGAGCTAGCAGAAAAGTTGAATTTCTCAAGAGGAAAGTATGCTAATTATGAACAAGGTACTAGGCAACCTGACTATGAAACCTTAGACAAACTAGCTGATTTTTATAATGTAACCACCGACTACCTACTTGGCCGATCAAACGACCCAAACCAGAACGTAGATGACTTCGACCCGCTTGAAGAACTCAAACAGTTTATGATTGATAACAACATGCAGGATATGGACTTTGGGTTTTACGATATAGAAAAATGGAAGCAACTTTCCCGTGAGGATATTGAGGATGTGAAAAAGCATTTTGAATATGTATTGCACCGGGCCAAAGAGAGGAATAAACAAGATAAGTAA
- a CDS encoding helix-turn-helix transcriptional regulator: MERKVLIKCRGKQSRPELAKKLGITPQMLGALERGDRTPSLALAKTIADYFGVTVDEIFFNQKRNDTCLKITESTKEVI, encoded by the coding sequence ATGGAGCGCAAAGTCCTTATTAAATGCAGAGGTAAACAATCCCGACCAGAACTAGCCAAAAAGCTAGGTATTACCCCTCAAATGCTAGGTGCACTTGAAAGAGGAGATAGAACTCCTTCATTAGCATTGGCTAAAACCATTGCAGATTATTTTGGCGTTACCGTTGACGAGATTTTTTTTAATCAAAAAAGAAACGATACGTGTCTGAAAATAACTGAATCAACGAAGGAGGTCATCTAA
- a CDS encoding phage regulatory protein, protein MNRLMLVKHDGRLLADSREVAEMTGKRHDHLVRDIDGYMKYLSQNPNLGADNFFVDSEYKAGTGRYYKHYLLTRKGCDMVANKMTGEKGVLFTAEYVTRFEEMEQDQPKVLSEKEQLMASMKLSIEHDETLEQHDSRLTHLEETMRIDGAEEHRIKKKANAKIMEVIGGKKAPAYGELSRHVFSTFWRDFKNHFTIPRYGDLPKKQFEEGLRFIEFWQPDTSLRMEIESTNYQQSMREVI, encoded by the coding sequence ATGAACCGATTAATGCTTGTTAAACACGACGGTCGACTTCTTGCTGACAGTCGAGAAGTCGCTGAAATGACAGGAAAAAGACATGACCACTTAGTTAGAGATATCGACGGTTATATGAAGTACTTAAGTCAAAACCCAAATTTGGGTGCTGATAACTTCTTTGTTGATAGCGAATATAAAGCAGGCACAGGTCGTTATTACAAACATTATCTTCTAACTAGAAAAGGATGCGACATGGTAGCCAATAAAATGACTGGCGAGAAAGGTGTGCTATTCACTGCAGAATATGTCACTCGCTTTGAAGAAATGGAGCAAGACCAGCCGAAAGTTCTATCCGAAAAGGAACAACTTATGGCATCCATGAAACTATCCATTGAACACGACGAAACTCTCGAACAACACGATAGTCGACTAACTCACTTGGAAGAGACCATGAGAATCGATGGTGCAGAGGAACATCGTATTAAGAAGAAAGCTAATGCAAAGATCATGGAAGTCATTGGGGGTAAAAAAGCTCCAGCGTATGGCGAACTAAGCAGACATGTATTCTCAACTTTCTGGAGAGACTTCAAGAATCATTTCACGATTCCAAGGTACGGTGATCTACCGAAAAAGCAGTTTGAAGAAGGTCTTAGATTTATTGAATTCTGGCAGCCCGATACAAGCTTAAGAATGGAAATCGAAAGCACCAATTACCAACAATCCATGAGGGAGGTGATCTAA
- a CDS encoding helix-turn-helix domain-containing protein: MKESRVGRTLKEFRESLGKSQELFSRDVLLSRESLSKQENGQRKIQPGLTSQFTSKYNNPWLALEAANEYIGWGITSLDGPAARNDRYFLQLILEKELLEAIKAIPEVKLTEDSNSIQSMELQDIRRSVKVMARVVHYSTLYMAMLCDEYNISWLKIWKDHNIDLKSNGYVSSES; the protein is encoded by the coding sequence ATGAAAGAAAGCAGAGTTGGTAGAACCTTAAAAGAATTTAGGGAGAGTCTTGGAAAATCACAAGAATTATTCTCCAGAGATGTTTTACTATCTAGAGAATCTTTAAGTAAGCAAGAGAACGGACAGAGGAAAATACAACCTGGACTAACTAGCCAATTTACAAGTAAGTATAACAACCCATGGCTGGCTCTTGAAGCAGCCAACGAATACATTGGGTGGGGTATTACATCCTTAGATGGCCCAGCAGCTAGGAACGATAGATACTTTCTCCAGCTAATATTAGAGAAAGAGTTGTTGGAAGCTATTAAGGCTATTCCAGAGGTGAAACTAACTGAGGACTCAAATAGTATACAATCAATGGAATTACAAGATATTCGTAGGTCGGTTAAGGTAATGGCTAGAGTTGTTCACTATTCAACGTTATACATGGCGATGTTATGTGATGAGTACAATATCAGTTGGTTAAAGATATGGAAAGACCATAATATCGATTTAAAATCAAATGGCTATGTATCTAGCGAATCGTAG
- a CDS encoding DnaD domain-containing protein gives MQGWLKLHRKILQSEIFENEKMLKVFIYCLTKSSHKNTESRVGRQKIQLEPGQFIFGRKKAASELNMNESTVRDYLKILEEDEVITIHSTNKYSVITVDNWAIYQSNDEEYDNKTTPDNQQNNSNLPSERQQKDTYKNGRELKEVKNVKEFITTTTAEQMECPIQFYKNNIGAIRPKISEEIANWSEDLGESLILEAMRRSLDRNKPTWGYVKSILQSWVNKGIRTIEQAEAEEVEYKNKKNRNGPFTKSSPQKEVIPEWFNDREEQEKQDINKQPSIDDTARTIELAIKLKRSRENILESIDDRYNLSEEDIASIKEGKCSAKEVLLEQLKLRVVGEP, from the coding sequence ATGCAAGGTTGGCTAAAGCTTCATCGCAAAATCCTTCAAAGTGAGATTTTTGAAAATGAAAAGATGTTAAAGGTTTTTATCTATTGCCTTACGAAATCAAGTCATAAAAATACTGAATCTAGAGTGGGAAGGCAAAAGATTCAACTTGAACCAGGACAATTTATATTTGGTCGTAAAAAGGCTGCATCTGAATTGAACATGAATGAATCGACGGTTCGTGATTACTTAAAAATTTTAGAGGAAGATGAGGTAATTACTATTCATTCCACCAACAAATATAGTGTCATAACCGTTGATAACTGGGCAATTTATCAATCTAACGATGAAGAATACGACAACAAAACAACACCAGATAACCAGCAAAATAACAGCAATTTACCATCAGAAAGACAGCAGAAAGACACATACAAGAATGGTAGAGAACTTAAAGAAGTTAAGAATGTAAAAGAATTTATTACTACAACTACTGCAGAACAAATGGAGTGTCCCATTCAATTTTATAAAAACAACATTGGCGCTATACGTCCTAAAATCTCAGAAGAAATAGCAAACTGGAGTGAAGACCTTGGAGAATCGTTAATCTTGGAAGCCATGAGGCGCTCTCTGGATCGTAATAAACCAACGTGGGGGTATGTGAAGAGTATTCTTCAGTCTTGGGTCAATAAAGGAATTCGAACAATTGAACAAGCAGAGGCAGAAGAAGTTGAATATAAAAATAAAAAGAATAGAAATGGTCCATTTACTAAAAGCTCTCCCCAAAAGGAAGTGATTCCTGAGTGGTTCAATGACCGAGAAGAACAAGAAAAGCAAGATATAAATAAACAACCTAGCATTGATGATACAGCTCGGACCATTGAGTTAGCGATTAAGCTAAAAAGATCGAGGGAGAATATTCTTGAATCTATTGATGATCGTTATAACCTTTCTGAAGAAGATATAGCTTCTATTAAGGAAGGTAAATGTTCAGCTAAAGAGGTTTTATTAGAACAATTAAAGCTTAGAGTAGTTGGGGAGCCATAA
- a CDS encoding VirD4-like conjugal transfer protein, CD1115 family translates to MKSIIAKKQVLIPLSICFFMVTMLVATFIWNLGLAMWSTLQTFPEFNQPLVIEASHFIDFHMKEQPYFYGLAALLGLLGIAHMIYKLRSNFSPVGTDEKGSQRFATRKEIHQQYKAIPDRRSSYSGQGGPVLARKGENAYIDPSPVNNLIIGTTRSGKGQTYVIPTIDAYSRAENQPSLVMNDPKGELFASSRETLESRGYEVEVLNLMNPMQSMSFNLLELVKQSYQDGDYSTAQTLCETITHMLYHNPQAKEPMWDDSAKSLVNAMILAITEKSISEGTEEKITMYTVANMLSELGTKNDIDENGQEFNALDQYFQSLPQSHVAKEQYATSNFSKGNTRSSIFTTAMNGLTKFTMSETAKMTAKNSLDLKKVGFGQFVKGQGAPFSKVFVTFPDGVKETNQSGESGTWTINFSSKLKPGDLLTVVQDKEPVSSKQRRNQTKKENYEECEMTIKVDEINEDTGEVLFSSPSLSDSEIRVKRITYFTKPIAIFMVTPDYDTSTHAIPSIFVSQLYYVLSKNAAIAKGQKCLREVVFMLDEFGNMPAIADMDNKITVCLGRNIRFHLVVQSYAQLKDLYGEDGQATIRGNCGNEIYILSADYDSASSFSSKLGKRTLNTQTRSGSTFSLDKSKTESTEGRDLLTANELQELEEGDTVVRRVLMRRDKKGRKIRAFPIYNTGKHSMKYAHTYLSQYFDTSRSITEEEIHTPHRYINPKELVIDFNNYSLPKTEKENNVEITAGEAENGPFEEDRVRSEPWKEQKVGEFLDNSTLHMVHQQVAPLLHHSKEEMDQEPMEVFLDHIKLLGDGQEINRQVYDHIRKQTDKLKEEQEHLLKNEKEKTPM, encoded by the coding sequence TTGAAATCGATCATCGCTAAAAAGCAGGTGCTTATTCCATTAAGCATCTGTTTTTTTATGGTGACGATGCTTGTGGCCACATTCATTTGGAATTTAGGGTTGGCCATGTGGTCGACCTTACAAACATTTCCGGAATTTAACCAGCCATTAGTGATAGAAGCATCGCATTTCATAGATTTTCATATGAAGGAGCAGCCGTATTTCTACGGCTTGGCGGCTTTACTAGGTCTCCTCGGTATCGCTCATATGATTTATAAACTTCGCAGTAACTTTAGTCCAGTGGGAACGGATGAAAAAGGATCCCAGCGATTTGCTACGAGAAAAGAAATTCACCAACAATACAAAGCTATCCCTGATCGCAGGAGTTCCTATTCTGGTCAAGGTGGCCCTGTATTAGCTCGCAAAGGTGAGAACGCTTATATCGATCCATCTCCCGTCAATAATTTGATTATTGGGACAACACGAAGTGGGAAAGGGCAAACGTATGTGATTCCCACAATTGATGCCTATTCTCGGGCGGAGAACCAACCATCTTTAGTGATGAATGATCCTAAGGGCGAACTGTTCGCTTCTAGCCGTGAAACCCTTGAAAGTCGAGGGTATGAAGTAGAAGTTCTTAACTTAATGAATCCGATGCAAAGCATGAGCTTTAACCTGTTGGAGCTAGTCAAACAATCCTATCAAGATGGTGATTATTCTACAGCTCAAACGCTATGCGAAACGATCACTCACATGCTCTATCACAATCCGCAAGCGAAAGAGCCGATGTGGGATGATTCGGCTAAATCTCTTGTCAATGCGATGATCCTAGCGATTACGGAGAAAAGCATTTCAGAAGGAACAGAAGAAAAAATCACGATGTACACCGTAGCTAACATGTTATCAGAGTTAGGAACGAAAAATGACATCGATGAAAATGGTCAAGAATTTAACGCGCTGGATCAATATTTTCAAAGCTTACCCCAATCGCACGTGGCGAAAGAGCAGTATGCGACAAGTAATTTCTCGAAAGGAAATACACGTTCCAGCATTTTTACAACAGCTATGAATGGGTTAACGAAGTTTACGATGAGCGAAACCGCTAAGATGACAGCGAAGAACTCGTTAGATTTGAAGAAAGTAGGTTTTGGTCAATTTGTTAAAGGCCAAGGTGCTCCTTTTTCAAAAGTGTTTGTCACGTTCCCTGATGGGGTGAAAGAAACCAATCAATCGGGAGAGAGTGGTACCTGGACAATTAATTTCTCATCGAAGTTGAAACCAGGGGACCTCTTAACTGTGGTACAAGATAAAGAACCCGTTTCTTCGAAGCAAAGGCGGAATCAAACTAAAAAAGAAAATTATGAAGAATGTGAAATGACCATTAAGGTTGATGAAATTAATGAGGATACGGGAGAGGTTCTCTTTTCCTCTCCCTCTCTTTCCGATAGTGAAATTAGAGTCAAAAGAATCACTTATTTCACAAAACCGATAGCTATCTTCATGGTAACGCCGGATTACGATACATCAACGCACGCGATACCTTCTATTTTTGTGAGTCAGTTGTATTATGTGTTATCCAAAAATGCTGCCATAGCAAAGGGGCAGAAATGTTTGCGTGAAGTGGTCTTTATGCTGGACGAATTCGGAAATATGCCCGCTATTGCAGATATGGACAATAAAATAACCGTTTGTCTGGGAAGAAATATACGTTTTCACTTAGTTGTTCAATCCTATGCTCAATTAAAGGATCTGTACGGGGAAGATGGACAGGCCACGATCCGTGGGAATTGTGGGAATGAGATTTATATCCTCAGTGCCGATTACGATTCAGCTTCTTCCTTCTCATCTAAATTAGGTAAAAGGACATTGAATACGCAAACACGCTCTGGCTCCACTTTCTCTTTAGATAAGTCAAAAACAGAAAGCACAGAGGGGCGAGATCTACTCACAGCTAACGAACTTCAAGAACTAGAGGAAGGGGATACGGTAGTTCGTCGTGTTTTAATGAGGCGAGATAAGAAGGGGAGAAAAATACGAGCATTTCCCATTTACAATACAGGCAAACACAGTATGAAGTATGCTCACACGTATTTAAGTCAGTATTTTGATACGAGCCGATCCATTACTGAAGAAGAAATACACACCCCGCACCGTTATATTAATCCAAAAGAATTGGTTATTGATTTTAATAACTATTCCCTTCCCAAAACGGAGAAGGAAAATAACGTGGAGATAACAGCTGGTGAAGCTGAAAATGGTCCTTTTGAAGAAGATCGTGTAAGAAGCGAACCTTGGAAAGAACAAAAGGTAGGAGAATTTCTCGATAATAGTACTCTGCATATGGTCCACCAACAGGTGGCCCCCCTTTTACATCACAGTAAGGAAGAGATGGACCAGGAGCCCATGGAGGTCTTCCTTGACCATATAAAACTGTTAGGAGATGGACAGGAAATCAACCGGCAGGTATACGATCACATCCGAAAGCAGACAGACAAATTAAAAGAAGAACAAGAGCACTTGCTTAAGAATGAAAAAGAAAAGACTCCCATGTGA
- a CDS encoding pLS20_p028 family conjugation system transmembrane protein, which translates to MSDEELLEKLLEFSEVLSTNNIFISGLRIMGWGIILFLKMIVDSLEGMVDSVLSLTDFFLSEPVQSFLDTIQPVLYVLLAISLAMIGFRLIFNKEKNRADLPMNLFLSVMTISLLTFGMGQVNDFTGDAVNVAQVNTDSFTTSDRVMTDYVTDIAVYDETGWESPDVDNQHHISPNNLDKISINETLTREFDKANGDQLSEQGKRIVMNKVGLESNGEEGLVELGKSGLFDFLPENYYRWHVDWFTAIVTLGVMAFTMILISIKIAKLCFELGFNHIVALIMAYADISTGQRLKAIIKNIGSIFASLIMIFLSLRVYMYYTTFIGENLEGISYLVALIAGSLAVIDGPNIVQKLFGIDAGLKNAWHVAMGGYLASKTLGPPVKKATGAIASGGTSAVMNTGAGAAGAVSGMAGSKTKGKSRGTEQNKQTDSPTQSNRTQEERQSQKQEPSPMESSQRGRSPSPKGSTLSGNSMNTTPQEMSEEKHQPSSNSSNHQRSHDDESQGKQQASASLEKRENKNNNKTIEKPEQNPNHDVQKDQGTTPSPQEAPATTDDIPMPNQQRTEQRTVSQYVRDQAQERIQNNRKVQGAKRTYNLSRNSTENWKNKIKKRGQGS; encoded by the coding sequence ATGTCAGATGAAGAACTATTAGAGAAATTGCTAGAGTTTTCCGAGGTGTTGTCAACGAATAATATTTTCATATCGGGCTTACGGATTATGGGTTGGGGGATTATATTATTTCTGAAAATGATTGTAGATAGCCTAGAAGGCATGGTCGACAGTGTCTTATCATTAACTGACTTCTTCTTAAGTGAACCCGTCCAAAGTTTTCTGGATACTATTCAACCTGTGCTTTACGTATTGTTAGCCATTTCATTAGCGATGATTGGTTTTCGGTTGATTTTCAATAAAGAAAAAAATCGTGCCGATCTACCAATGAACCTCTTCCTATCCGTGATGACCATTAGTCTATTGACGTTTGGGATGGGACAAGTCAATGATTTTACTGGGGATGCAGTCAATGTGGCCCAAGTGAACACCGACTCCTTCACGACTTCTGACCGAGTGATGACCGACTATGTTACGGACATTGCCGTATACGATGAAACAGGCTGGGAAAGCCCCGATGTTGACAACCAACATCATATAAGTCCCAATAATCTTGATAAGATATCAATAAATGAGACTCTTACACGTGAATTTGATAAAGCGAATGGTGATCAATTATCTGAACAAGGAAAAAGAATTGTTATGAATAAAGTTGGCTTAGAATCAAATGGGGAAGAGGGATTAGTAGAGTTAGGCAAAAGTGGTTTATTTGATTTCTTGCCAGAAAATTATTACCGGTGGCATGTCGATTGGTTTACAGCCATCGTTACACTGGGAGTCATGGCTTTTACGATGATTCTCATATCCATTAAAATCGCTAAGCTATGTTTTGAACTTGGGTTTAATCATATCGTGGCTCTTATTATGGCTTATGCCGATATCTCGACAGGGCAACGATTAAAAGCGATCATAAAGAATATTGGTAGTATTTTTGCTTCGTTAATTATGATTTTCCTGAGTTTGCGTGTGTATATGTATTACACTACCTTTATCGGTGAAAACCTTGAAGGGATAAGCTATTTAGTGGCTCTGATTGCTGGGAGTTTAGCAGTGATTGATGGACCGAATATCGTTCAGAAGCTTTTCGGCATAGATGCTGGGCTGAAAAATGCTTGGCATGTAGCTATGGGCGGTTATCTAGCATCGAAAACGTTAGGACCACCTGTAAAGAAAGCTACGGGAGCAATCGCTAGTGGAGGAACTAGTGCCGTTATGAATACGGGAGCTGGGGCAGCTGGTGCCGTTTCAGGAATGGCAGGGAGTAAAACAAAAGGGAAGTCACGGGGAACTGAACAAAATAAGCAAACGGATAGTCCGACACAGAGTAACAGAACTCAGGAAGAGAGACAGTCTCAAAAGCAAGAACCAAGTCCCATGGAATCCTCCCAGAGAGGCCGTTCACCTTCTCCTAAAGGGTCCACTTTATCTGGGAATTCCATGAATACTACTCCTCAAGAAATGAGCGAAGAAAAGCATCAACCTTCCTCTAACTCGAGTAACCATCAGCGTTCACATGATGATGAGAGTCAAGGGAAGCAACAAGCAAGTGCTTCTTTGGAAAAGAGAGAAAATAAAAACAATAACAAGACTATAGAAAAACCAGAACAGAACCCTAACCATGATGTTCAGAAAGATCAAGGAACCACACCATCACCTCAAGAAGCTCCAGCAACTACAGATGACATACCGATGCCTAATCAGCAAAGAACGGAGCAGCGAACCGTTAGTCAATACGTAAGGGATCAAGCTCAGGAACGGATTCAAAATAACAGAAAGGTACAGGGGGCGAAGCGAACGTACAATTTATCACGAAATTCCACGGAAAACTGGAAAAATAAAATCAAGAAACGCGGACAGGGATCTTAA
- a CDS encoding DUF5592 family protein: MQYKIPSEIGSELKINRLFYLTDLLVVLILGGIGFTFRYVVHPSLVWYYVIFWIVLMVAWLIRPKTNPKLRMAKVLVLAVSRDRVTYCAVDTEAKEKGEF; this comes from the coding sequence TTGCAGTACAAAATTCCTTCTGAGATTGGAAGTGAACTTAAAATCAACCGGCTGTTTTACCTTACCGATTTACTTGTGGTTTTAATACTGGGAGGGATTGGCTTTACTTTTCGATATGTGGTGCATCCCTCGTTAGTTTGGTACTACGTCATCTTTTGGATTGTGTTAATGGTTGCTTGGTTAATACGTCCGAAAACCAATCCAAAGCTGAGGATGGCGAAAGTGTTGGTATTAGCTGTCAGCCGCGATCGAGTGACCTATTGTGCCGTAGATACAGAAGCAAAAGAGAAAGGAGAATTCTAA